In Mycteria americana isolate JAX WOST 10 ecotype Jacksonville Zoo and Gardens chromosome 3, USCA_MyAme_1.0, whole genome shotgun sequence, a single genomic region encodes these proteins:
- the GPR75 gene encoding putative G-protein coupled receptor 75 isoform X2, whose amino-acid sequence MILNLSFCDLFICGVAAPMFAFVLFFGSARGVPGAFCFTFHLTSSGFIIMSLKTVAVIALHRLRMVLGKQPHRAASFPCTLLLTLLLWATSFTLATLATLKTHGSRLCLPMSSFASGEGKIILYLYVTDFICCVAVVSISYVMIAQALRRNAQVRKCPPVVAVDASRPQPFVGPPAAGTGEGVQSTMPALYRNQSYSKPQHIQTHGYTAHLGQLPATAAGRLQLVSAVNLSTAKDSRAVVTCVIIVLSVLVCCLPLGISLVQDMLSSSGGFVLYQFELCGFTLIFFKSGLNPFIYSRNSAGLRRRVLWCLQYVALVFFCCKQKTRLRAMGKGSLEVNRNKSSHHETNSAYMLSPKPQKKFVDQACGPSHSKESVLSPKASVGHQHYAQSSSTPMNTRIEPYYSIYNSSPSQEVSTPNSLQPVNSTFGFAKSYIAMHYHTTNDLVRDYDSASTKQIPVPSV is encoded by the coding sequence ATGATCCTCAACCTCTCCTTCTGCGACCTCTTCATCTGTGGGGTGGCCGCCCCCATGTTTGCCTTCGTCCTCTTCTTTGGCTCGGCCCGAGGCGTGCCGGGCGCCTTCTGCTTCACCTTCCACCTCACCAGCTCCGGCTTCATCATCATGTCGCTCAAGACTGTGGCGGTCATCGCCCTGCACCGGCTGCGCATGGTGCTGGGGAAGCAGCCGCACCgcgctgcctccttcccctgcaccctcctcctcaccctgctCCTGTGGGCCACCAGCTTCACCCTGGCCACCCTTGCTACCCTGAAAACCCACGGCTCCCGCCTGTGCCTGCCCATGTCCAGCTTCGCCAGCGGCGAGGGGAAGATCATCCTCTACCTCTACGTCACCGACTTCATCTGCTGCGTGGCCGTGGTGTCCATCTCTTACGTCATGATCGCCCAGGCCCTGCGGAGGAATGCCCAGGTGAGGAAGTGCCCGCCCGTGGTGGCTGTGGATGCCTCCAGACCGCAGCCCTTCGTGGGGCCCCCGGCCGCTGGGACCGGGGAGGGCGTGCAGAGCACCATGCCCGCCTTGTACAGGAACCAGAGCTACAGCAAGCCGCAGCACATCCAGACGCACGGGTACACCGCGCACCTCGGCCAGCTGCCGGCCACTGCTGCCGGCCGGCTCCAGCTGGTGTCGGCGGTCAACCTGTCCACAGCCAAAGACTCCAGGGCAGTGGTGACGTGCGTCATCATCGTGCTCTCCGTCTTGGtttgctgcctgcccctgggcATCTCTTTGGTGCAGGACATGCTGTCCAGCAGTGGTGGCTTTGTTCTCTACCAGTTCGAGCTGTGTGGGTTTACcctcatttttttcaaatctggATTAAATCCTTTTATATATTCCCGCAACAGTGCCGGACTTCGGAGGCGAGTCCTCTGGTGCCTGCAGTACGTAGCCCTTGTCTTTTTCTGCTGCAAGCAGAAGACAAGGCTTCGGGCCATGGGCAAAGGCAGCCTGGAAGTCAACAGGAACAAGTCATCCCACCACGAGACCAATTCAGCGTACATGTTGTCtccaaaacctcagaaaaagtTTGTGGACCAAGCCTGTGGTCCTAGTCACTCCAAGGAAAGCGTGCTGAGTCCCAAGGCCTCTGTTGGGCATCAGCACTATGCACAGAGCAGCTCAACCCCCATGAACACCCGAATCGAGCCCTATTACAGTATCTATAACAGCAGCCCTTCCCAGGAAGTGAGCACCCCAAATAGCTTACAGCCGGTGAACTCGACATTCGGGTTTGCCAAATCCTACATTGCCATGCATTATCACACCACCAACGACTTGGTGCGAGACTATGACAGCGCTTCGACAAAGCAGATACCAGTGCCCTCGGTGTAA
- the GPR75 gene encoding putative G-protein coupled receptor 75 isoform X1, which produces MNASGRLPVGAEEEPPGASLAPLLPLGGNGSAGGGPGELREGTHAATLAACASLLALVFCLGSYGNLIVLLSFFDPALRKFRTNFDFMILNLSFCDLFICGVAAPMFAFVLFFGSARGVPGAFCFTFHLTSSGFIIMSLKTVAVIALHRLRMVLGKQPHRAASFPCTLLLTLLLWATSFTLATLATLKTHGSRLCLPMSSFASGEGKIILYLYVTDFICCVAVVSISYVMIAQALRRNAQVRKCPPVVAVDASRPQPFVGPPAAGTGEGVQSTMPALYRNQSYSKPQHIQTHGYTAHLGQLPATAAGRLQLVSAVNLSTAKDSRAVVTCVIIVLSVLVCCLPLGISLVQDMLSSSGGFVLYQFELCGFTLIFFKSGLNPFIYSRNSAGLRRRVLWCLQYVALVFFCCKQKTRLRAMGKGSLEVNRNKSSHHETNSAYMLSPKPQKKFVDQACGPSHSKESVLSPKASVGHQHYAQSSSTPMNTRIEPYYSIYNSSPSQEVSTPNSLQPVNSTFGFAKSYIAMHYHTTNDLVRDYDSASTKQIPVPSV; this is translated from the coding sequence ATGAACGCGTCGGGGCGGCTGCCGGTGGGGGCCGAGGAGGAGCCCCCCGGTGCCTCGCTggcgccgctgctgccgctgggcGGGAAcggcagcgcgggcggcggccccggggagctgcgggaggGGACCCACGCCGCCACCCTGGCGGCCTGCGCCTCGCTGCTGGCCCTCGTCTTCTGCCTGGGCTCCTACGGCAACCTCATCGTCCTCCTGTCCTTCTTCGACCCGGCCCTCAGGAAATTCAGGACCAACTTCGACTTCATGATCCTCAACCTCTCCTTCTGCGACCTCTTCATCTGTGGGGTGGCCGCCCCCATGTTTGCCTTCGTCCTCTTCTTTGGCTCGGCCCGAGGCGTGCCGGGCGCCTTCTGCTTCACCTTCCACCTCACCAGCTCCGGCTTCATCATCATGTCGCTCAAGACTGTGGCGGTCATCGCCCTGCACCGGCTGCGCATGGTGCTGGGGAAGCAGCCGCACCgcgctgcctccttcccctgcaccctcctcctcaccctgctCCTGTGGGCCACCAGCTTCACCCTGGCCACCCTTGCTACCCTGAAAACCCACGGCTCCCGCCTGTGCCTGCCCATGTCCAGCTTCGCCAGCGGCGAGGGGAAGATCATCCTCTACCTCTACGTCACCGACTTCATCTGCTGCGTGGCCGTGGTGTCCATCTCTTACGTCATGATCGCCCAGGCCCTGCGGAGGAATGCCCAGGTGAGGAAGTGCCCGCCCGTGGTGGCTGTGGATGCCTCCAGACCGCAGCCCTTCGTGGGGCCCCCGGCCGCTGGGACCGGGGAGGGCGTGCAGAGCACCATGCCCGCCTTGTACAGGAACCAGAGCTACAGCAAGCCGCAGCACATCCAGACGCACGGGTACACCGCGCACCTCGGCCAGCTGCCGGCCACTGCTGCCGGCCGGCTCCAGCTGGTGTCGGCGGTCAACCTGTCCACAGCCAAAGACTCCAGGGCAGTGGTGACGTGCGTCATCATCGTGCTCTCCGTCTTGGtttgctgcctgcccctgggcATCTCTTTGGTGCAGGACATGCTGTCCAGCAGTGGTGGCTTTGTTCTCTACCAGTTCGAGCTGTGTGGGTTTACcctcatttttttcaaatctggATTAAATCCTTTTATATATTCCCGCAACAGTGCCGGACTTCGGAGGCGAGTCCTCTGGTGCCTGCAGTACGTAGCCCTTGTCTTTTTCTGCTGCAAGCAGAAGACAAGGCTTCGGGCCATGGGCAAAGGCAGCCTGGAAGTCAACAGGAACAAGTCATCCCACCACGAGACCAATTCAGCGTACATGTTGTCtccaaaacctcagaaaaagtTTGTGGACCAAGCCTGTGGTCCTAGTCACTCCAAGGAAAGCGTGCTGAGTCCCAAGGCCTCTGTTGGGCATCAGCACTATGCACAGAGCAGCTCAACCCCCATGAACACCCGAATCGAGCCCTATTACAGTATCTATAACAGCAGCCCTTCCCAGGAAGTGAGCACCCCAAATAGCTTACAGCCGGTGAACTCGACATTCGGGTTTGCCAAATCCTACATTGCCATGCATTATCACACCACCAACGACTTGGTGCGAGACTATGACAGCGCTTCGACAAAGCAGATACCAGTGCCCTCGGTGTAA
- the LOC142407470 gene encoding toll-like receptor 2 type-1 has product MRNLTGRLHFYFISFLFSRANGFLALRTPTAYAFPFYNYSYLNLSSVSEAQAPKTARALNFSHNVIEKITKRDLEGFDALEVLDLSYNRIKDIEPGAFESLLSLVSLNLSFNDKKLLVSGLPPHLKLLPTREASGSLQLYKHFDKSPEAALEPSASAEELPHSGGPPVLQNVNLRLRRSTENLLRRAEKNLTVSPTATLRPNLCGAPINGILDLSNSKLSEEELTLKLDPDLCQAQLDSILELDISHSHLEMDLLSLFVLFLPMKNVQSIDASSNKLTINILDVEAFCNFPFSKLLFLNISNNPINSLDTLCLPSTIKVIDLSFTNISQIPQNFAKKMLNLENMYVQGNHFIYTVRPEITNEVQKFPPGTVHINAISFVRNEAGTPIESLPKKVKHLKMSNCSIVELPEWFAGTMEELLFLDLSSNRISVLPDLPTSLQHLDISNSDIKIIPPSFKSISNLTILNIQNNKITDMPPEYFPLTLKKCDISKNKLNMLSLTDALKKLEYLNVSGNLITRLEPASHLSALANLDSSHNLISELPDHFGKSLPMLKHFNLSGNKISFLQRGSLPASLIELDISDNAITTIVEDTFGQLTSLSVLTVQGKHFFCNCDLYWFVNVYTLNPRLQINGKGNLRCSFPPDRRGSLVESSNLTLLHCSLGIQMAITACVAILVVLVLTGLCWRFDGLWYVRMGWYWCMVKRKQYEKRPENKPFDAFVSYSEQDANWTKENLLEKLETDGFKICYHERDFKPGHPVLGNIFYCIENSHKVLFVLSPSFVNSCWCQYELYFAEHRVLNENQDSLIMIVLEDLPPNSVPQKFSKLRKLLKRKTYLKWSPEEHKQKMFWHQLAAVLKTTNEPIVRAENGSAQDMYEME; this is encoded by the coding sequence aTGAGGAACCTTACCGGACGCCTTCATTTctacttcatttctttcttattcagTAGAGCAAATGGATTCCTAGCTCTGAGAACACCTACAGCCTATGCCTTCCCGTTTTATAACTACTCTTACTTAAACCTCTCTTCTGTATCAGAAGCGCAAGCTCCAAAAACAGCGAGAGCTCTCAATTTCTCACATAACGTAATTGAAAAAATAACCAAGAGAGACTTGGAAGGTTTTGACGCGCTGGAAGTTTTAGACCTTTCCTACAATCGGATTAAGGACATTGAACCTGGTGCGTTTGAGAGTCTGCTCAGCCTTGTTTCTCTGAATTTATCATTTAATGATAAGAAACTTCTTGTATCGGGTCTTCCACCCCACCTGAAGCTCTTACCCACTAGGGAAGCCTCAGGGTCTTTACAGCTTTATAAGCATTTTGACAAATCACCAGAGGCTGCTCTGGAGCCTTCTGCATCCGCCGAGGAGCTGCCACATTCGGGAGGTCCACCTGTCCTGCAAAATGTTAATCTGAGGCTCAGACGAAGTACAGAGAATCTTCTTCgaagagcagagaaaaatctaACGGTCTCTCCAACAGCCACATTAAGGCCTAATCTCTGCGGGGCACCAATAAATGGGATACTCGATCTGTCAAACAGCAAACTCTCTGAGGAAGAGCTGACATTAAAACTGGATCCAGATCTCTGCCAAGCTCAGCTGGACAGTATTTTGGAGCTTGACATTAGTCACAGTCACCTGGAAATGGATCTTCTATCACTGTTCGTCCTGTTTTTGCCAATGAAAAATGTGCAGTCCATTGATGCCAGTTCCAACAAATTAACAATTAACATTCTAGATGTTGAGGCATTCTGTAACTTCCCCTTCagcaagcttttgtttttaaatattagcaACAACCCCATAAACAGCTTGGATACGCTGTGCCTCCCTTCAACCATCAAGGTAATTGATCTGTCCTTCACAAACATAAGTCAAATACCCCAAAATTTTGCTAAAAAAATGCTTAACTTAGAAAACATGTATGTTCAAGGAAATCACTTCATATATACTGTACGTCCAGAAATCACTAACGAGGTTCAAAAATTTCCCCCTGGAACTGTACATATTAACGCCATTTCATTTGTCAGAAATGAGGCTGGTACACCCATCGAAAGTCTTCCGAAGAAAGTAAAACACCTGAAAATGTCCAACTGCTCCATTGTAGAACTGCCAGAATGGTTTGCTGGCACAATggaagaattattatttttggatCTCAGCAGCAACCGGATTTCTGTGCTTCCTGACTTACCTACCTCCCTGCAGCATCTCGACATAAGCAACAGCGATATTAAAATAATACCCCCTAGTTTTAAATCTATCTCCAACTTAACAATActtaatattcaaaataataaaattacgGATATGCCTCCCGAGTATTTCCcgttgactttaaaaaaatgtgatattAGTAAAAATAAGTTGAACATGTTGTCATTAACCGACGCCCTGAAGAAACTCGAATATCTTAATGTTTCTGGAAACCTCATCACCAGACTGGAACCCGCCAGCCACCTTTCTGCGCTCGCTAATCTGGACAGTAGTCACAACCTAATTTCAGAACTCCCTGATCACTTTGGGAAATCTCTTCcaatgctgaaacattttaatttatcaGGGAATAAGATCTCCTTTCTACAGCGTGGCTCTCTCCCAGCTTCTCTGATTGAGTTAGACATTAGTGACAACGCCATTACGACCATCGTGGAGGACACTTTCGGCCAGTTAACAAGTTTGAGTGTTTTGACTGTTCAaggtaaacattttttttgtaactgtgaCTTGTACTGGTTTGTGAACGTGTATACCCTCAACCCACGTTTGCAGATAAACGGCAAAGGAAATCTCAGGTGCAGCTTCCCACCAGACAGACGGGGCTCGCTGGTGGAGAGCAGTAACCTCACGCTTCTGCACTGCTCCCTGGGCATCCAGATGGCTATTACAGCTTGCGTTGCCATCCTGGTTGTTTTGGTGTTAACAGGCTTATGCTGGCGGTTCGATGGGCTGTGGTACGTGCGAATGGGTTGGTACTGGTGTATGGTGAAGAGGAAGCAGTACGAGAAGAGGCCAGAAAACAAGCCCTTTGACGCCTTCGTTTCATACAGTGAACAAGATGCAAACTGGACGAAAGAGAATCTACTGGAAAAACTGGAAACTGACGGATTCAAGATCTGTTACCACGAGAGGGATTTCAAACCGGGGCATCCTGTACTTGGTAACATTTTTTACTGCATAGAGAACAGCCATAAAGtcctttttgttctctctcccAGTTTTGTAAACAGCTGCTGGTGTCAGTACGAACTGTATTTTGCTGAACATCGGGTCCTGAATGAAAATCAGGATTCCCTCATCATGATTGTGCTGGAAGACCTCCCGCCCAACAGCGTGCCACAGAAGTTCAGCAAACTCAGGaaactgctgaaaagaaaaacctactTAAAGTGGAGCCCTGaggaacacaaacagaaaatgttctggCATCAGCTAGCAGCTGTCTTAAAAACAACCAACGAACCAATCGTGAGAGCAGAAAATGGATCCGCTCAGGATATGTATGAGATGGAATGA